One part of the Xylanimonas allomyrinae genome encodes these proteins:
- a CDS encoding DUF726 domain-containing protein: MPGTLHAYVVDGTQLKVKVVSDQGVELTLGGAIDDVAPVPEAGSALDGNPALVSNMWAFAKAWYMVHTTSDALAAEIPDPEEQRAAFELVAAGRKLAEKQSEAFAKVAQWIADVADEVNADESRTGWCSSCFTKAEHHKSNRPGGQMPVYVCQACGTPTLPCVAPGCGSMAIREGGAVRVPQYCAEHRHDIPGFEKAVQNIGGLHDYEDYLKYEKANLSRATKIAVLGAAGLAIGTPAALLAAPAVGGAIGSLGMFGGLSGAAATSHGLALLGGGAIAAGGLGMAGGTAVVTAVGAAVGGALGASVSNAYVREDKSFRIELLRPGSGGVPVVVANGFLTEGDAEKWGGWRGLVDARYPDSPVYRVRWGAKELKDFGVLGAGIAGKQSGILVLKGGAAKATKLGAKLLGKAFGPALLAADLAKNPWHVAKNRADKTGVVVGDLLARTDAESYVLIGHSLGARVMAVAAEALSTKPGGPRVQAVHLLGAAMGAKGDWTALTAAVDDAVYGYYSANDNILRIVYKVAQAGQTAAGLVGFTPPTAKLVNVDVSEVVKDHFQYQDRIQLS; this comes from the coding sequence ATGCCGGGCACTCTTCACGCGTATGTTGTCGATGGAACGCAGCTCAAGGTCAAGGTCGTCTCGGATCAGGGTGTTGAACTCACCTTGGGTGGTGCGATCGACGACGTCGCTCCGGTCCCCGAGGCGGGGAGCGCGCTGGACGGCAACCCGGCGCTCGTGAGCAATATGTGGGCCTTCGCGAAGGCCTGGTACATGGTGCACACGACGTCGGACGCTCTCGCCGCCGAGATTCCCGACCCCGAAGAACAGCGGGCGGCCTTCGAACTCGTCGCGGCGGGCCGAAAGCTCGCGGAGAAGCAGTCCGAGGCGTTCGCGAAGGTGGCGCAGTGGATCGCTGATGTTGCGGATGAAGTGAACGCTGATGAGTCGAGGACCGGCTGGTGCTCGTCGTGCTTCACCAAGGCGGAGCACCACAAGTCGAACCGCCCCGGTGGCCAGATGCCCGTGTATGTGTGCCAGGCGTGCGGGACGCCGACCCTCCCGTGCGTGGCGCCGGGATGCGGGAGTATGGCGATTCGTGAAGGGGGTGCCGTCCGGGTGCCGCAGTACTGCGCCGAGCACCGGCACGACATCCCTGGCTTCGAGAAGGCCGTTCAGAACATCGGCGGTCTGCATGACTACGAGGACTACCTCAAGTACGAGAAGGCCAACCTGAGCAGAGCCACGAAGATCGCGGTGCTCGGGGCTGCAGGACTCGCGATCGGGACACCGGCGGCGCTGCTAGCGGCACCGGCCGTCGGTGGGGCGATCGGATCCCTCGGGATGTTCGGCGGGCTGTCTGGCGCCGCCGCAACATCCCACGGTCTTGCGCTCCTGGGTGGCGGCGCGATCGCGGCGGGCGGCCTCGGAATGGCGGGTGGCACCGCCGTCGTGACTGCCGTCGGCGCTGCGGTGGGTGGTGCGCTTGGCGCGTCCGTGTCGAACGCTTACGTCCGGGAGGACAAGTCGTTCCGCATCGAACTGCTGCGACCCGGCAGCGGTGGTGTCCCGGTCGTCGTGGCCAATGGTTTTCTCACCGAGGGCGACGCGGAGAAGTGGGGTGGCTGGCGCGGTCTGGTCGACGCGCGGTACCCGGACTCGCCGGTGTATCGCGTCCGCTGGGGGGCCAAAGAGCTCAAGGACTTCGGCGTGCTGGGCGCGGGGATTGCCGGCAAGCAAAGCGGCATCCTCGTCCTCAAGGGCGGCGCAGCAAAGGCGACCAAGCTGGGAGCGAAGCTCCTCGGAAAGGCGTTCGGACCGGCCCTGCTCGCGGCGGATCTCGCCAAGAATCCGTGGCACGTCGCGAAGAACCGTGCGGACAAGACGGGCGTCGTCGTCGGTGACCTCCTGGCCCGTACGGACGCGGAAAGCTACGTGCTCATCGGTCACAGTCTGGGGGCACGCGTGATGGCGGTGGCCGCGGAAGCCTTGAGCACGAAGCCCGGCGGCCCGCGGGTGCAAGCCGTGCATCTGCTCGGTGCCGCGATGGGCGCCAAGGGGGACTGGACCGCCCTGACCGCGGCCGTTGACGACGCCGTGTACGGGTACTACTCCGCGAACGACAACATCCTCAGGATTGTCTACAAGGTGGCACAGGCTGGCCAGACCGCGGCGGGCCTGGTCGGGTTCACGCCCCCGACAGCCAAACTGGTGAACGTCGACGTCTCCGAGGTCGTGAAAGACCACTTCCAGTACCAAGACCGCATCCAGCTTTCCTGA